CCATGGATCTGAGTCTGCGAGCGCATGTCGAAGACGCTCTTGCCGGAGCGGTCGATGAACTGATCCGTCAGCAGGCGCCCGACGGGTACTGGTGCGCCGAACTCGAAGGTGATTCGATTCTCCAGAGCGAATACATCCTGCTCTCATGGATCGTCGAGCGCGAAAAGGACCCCCGCCTTCCCAAGATCGCCAACTACCTCCGCAAGCAACAGCGCGAAAGCGACGGGGCATGGATTCAGTACCCCGGCGCCAAGCCCGATCTTTCGGCGACTGTCAAAGCATACTTCGCCCTGAAGCTGATCGGCGACGACGTCAACGCGCCGCACATGGTCAAAGCCCGCGAGCTGATTCACACGCTCGGCGGCGCGGAAAAGTGCAATACCTACAGCAAGTTCTACCTGGCGGCGCTGGGGCAGATGCATTACGACAACGTCCCGGCCGTCCCGCCGGAGATGGTGCTCCTGCCCCGCTGGTTCTATTTCCACCTCGACAAAGTCTCGGCCTGGTCGCGCACGATGATCATGCCGCTGTCGATCGTGTCCAGCTACCGCCCGGTGCGGCAGCTTCCCGAGCCGATGGGCATCATGGAGCTGTACACGAGCCACGACTATCGCCATCGCCCCGTGCTCGAACTGGATCAGCGCCTGATCAGTTGGCGCAATCTGTTCGTCGCGGTGGACAAGGGCCTGAAGATTCTCGAGAAGATCAAGCTCACGCCGCTGCGCCGCAAGGCGCTCAAGCAGATCGAAGAGTGGATTCTGGAGCGTACGAATCACTCGCATTCGGACGGGCTGGGCGCGATTTTCCCGCCGATGGTGTACATCATCATCGCCTTCCGCTGCCTCGGGTACGACATGAACGACCCGCACGTCGGCCGGGCGTACGAGCAGCTTGACCGGCTGATGATCGAAGACGGCGACGAGATTCGCTTTCAGCCGTGCTTCTCGCCGATCTGGGACTCGGGCATCGCGGCATATGCGTTGACGGAGGCGGGGCTCAAGGCGAGTCACCCGGCCGTGAAGAAGGTCTGCGACTGGCTCGTCGCCAAGGAGTGCCGCGACGTCGTGGGCGACTGGAAGAACAACGTGCGGCGCGATGTGCCGCCGAGCGGGTGGTACTTCGAGTTCAACAATGCGTATTACCCGGACGTGGACGACACGGCGATGGTGGCGATGGCGCTGCACCGTGCGGCCAACGGGAGCGCCCCGGAAGCGGCGGCGGCGGCGAAGCGCGGCGTGAACTGGATACTCGCCATGCAGAACGAAGACGGCGGATGGGCCGCCTTCGATCGCACGATCAGCCGGCCGATCCTCGAGCACATCCCCTTCGCCGATCACAACGCCATTCAGGATCCGTCCTGTCCCGACATCACCGGGCGCACGCTCGAATGCCTCGGGCATCACGGATTCGACCCATCGCATCCGGTGGTGCAGAAGGCGGTCAAGTTCCTTCAGTTCGAGCAGGAGCCGGAGGGCTGCTGGTTCGGCCGCTGGGGCGTCAATTACATCTACGGGACATGGCAGGTCGTCGGCGGATTGCGGACGGTCGGTGTGGACATGAATCAGGAATGGATCCAGCGCGCGGGCAAATGGCTTCGCGGCGTGCAGAAGCCCGATGGCAGCTTCGGCGAGTCGGCCGACAGCTACGAAGACCCGACGCTCAAGGGCGAAGGCCCTTCGACCGCGTCGCAGACCGCATGGGGCGCGATGGCGATGATGGCCGTCTACGGCCCGCAGGACGCCGGCGTGCAGCGCGCCATCCGCTGGCTCACCGAAACGCAACTGCCCAGCGGTACGTGGGACGAAAAATGGTTCACCGGCACCGGCTTCCCCCGCGTCTTCTACCTCCGCTATCACCTCTACCGCCTCTACTTCCCCATCATGTGCATGGGTCGCTGGAAGCGGGCGATTGAAGCGGTGTGAACGAGCGTCGTGTTCAAATTACTCATTGCAATCTGCGTCATCGTCGTCACCGCCGCCGCGCAGGCGCAGGAACTGCCCGGTTGGAAGTTGACGTTTGATGACGAGTTCAATGGCGACACGCTGGACGTGACAAAGTGGACGCCGGCGGATCCGTGGGGGCGCGAGCGGAACAATGAGCTACAGGCCTACGTGCCGGAGGCGATCACGCTCAAGGACGGCGTGCTGCACATCCGGGCGGATCGGGGCGCGGCGAAATACGCGGGGAGAATGCGGCAGTACACGTCGGGCATGATGACGACGGCGATGAAGTTCGCGCAGCGATATGGGCGGTTCGAGTTTCGATTTCGCGCGCCGGCGGGGCGAGGGTTCTGGCCGGCCATCTGGATGCTGCCCAATCCGCCGAGCTGGCCGCCGGAGATTGACGTGATGGAACTGATCGGGCATGAGCCGGACAAAGTGCATATGACGCATCACTGGCACGATGCGGAACATCGCCTGCGCTCCGACACCGCCGAGTGGACCGGCCCCGATTTCTCCGCGGACTTCCACACGATCGCCGTCGAGTGGACGCCAACGTATATCGCCTGGTTTATCGACGGCGTCGAACGCCAGCGGTCGACCAGGTCGATCCCCGACACGCCGATGTTCATTCTCCTGAACCTCGCTGTCGGCGGCGACTGGCCCGGACCGCCCGATGCCAACACGAAGTTCCCGAGCGATTTCCAGATCGACTACGTGCGCGTCTACGAAAAAAACGAGAAGTAGCGCACGCACGTCCCTACACTTTGCGACCATGCCCGGACTTGGCGTCATCCTGGGTCTTTGCGCGGCCCTGAGCCAGTCGTTTTCGTACGTCTTCTCGCGCCGGTTCGTGATCGCTGAGCATCGCTCGCCGGTGAAGCTGCTCGTCTTGTCGCATACGCTCATGGGTTTCGTCGCCTTGTCGCTCTTACCGGGGCTCTGGACGAGCGAGGCGATGCATGTGACGCACTACTTCTGGGCGCTGCTCGGGGCGTCGGGGTCGTACATGATCGGACAGGCGGCTCTTTTCGTGGCGCTGCGACGCACCGATGCGTCGCGCATCTCGCCGCTGCTGGGTTTGAAGGTCGTGATGGTGGCGCTG
The window above is part of the Planctomycetota bacterium genome. Proteins encoded here:
- the shc gene encoding squalene--hopene cyclase yields the protein MSTGSFVNGPSRSTGDATLSGSVVAMDLSLRAHVEDALAGAVDELIRQQAPDGYWCAELEGDSILQSEYILLSWIVEREKDPRLPKIANYLRKQQRESDGAWIQYPGAKPDLSATVKAYFALKLIGDDVNAPHMVKARELIHTLGGAEKCNTYSKFYLAALGQMHYDNVPAVPPEMVLLPRWFYFHLDKVSAWSRTMIMPLSIVSSYRPVRQLPEPMGIMELYTSHDYRHRPVLELDQRLISWRNLFVAVDKGLKILEKIKLTPLRRKALKQIEEWILERTNHSHSDGLGAIFPPMVYIIIAFRCLGYDMNDPHVGRAYEQLDRLMIEDGDEIRFQPCFSPIWDSGIAAYALTEAGLKASHPAVKKVCDWLVAKECRDVVGDWKNNVRRDVPPSGWYFEFNNAYYPDVDDTAMVAMALHRAANGSAPEAAAAAKRGVNWILAMQNEDGGWAAFDRTISRPILEHIPFADHNAIQDPSCPDITGRTLECLGHHGFDPSHPVVQKAVKFLQFEQEPEGCWFGRWGVNYIYGTWQVVGGLRTVGVDMNQEWIQRAGKWLRGVQKPDGSFGESADSYEDPTLKGEGPSTASQTAWGAMAMMAVYGPQDAGVQRAIRWLTETQLPSGTWDEKWFTGTGFPRVFYLRYHLYRLYFPIMCMGRWKRAIEAV
- a CDS encoding family 16 glycosylhydrolase; its protein translation is MFKLLIAICVIVVTAAAQAQELPGWKLTFDDEFNGDTLDVTKWTPADPWGRERNNELQAYVPEAITLKDGVLHIRADRGAAKYAGRMRQYTSGMMTTAMKFAQRYGRFEFRFRAPAGRGFWPAIWMLPNPPSWPPEIDVMELIGHEPDKVHMTHHWHDAEHRLRSDTAEWTGPDFSADFHTIAVEWTPTYIAWFIDGVERQRSTRSIPDTPMFILLNLAVGGDWPGPPDANTKFPSDFQIDYVRVYEKNEK